The genomic segment ACGATGTGCACGGGGTAATGGTACTTCACGGCAAGGTTGAGAACCTTGTCCACAGCGATGGTCTCAGCCAGTTCGGGACGCCTGAGGGTATGCGCGAATGGCGCTTGAAAGGGATGCCGGTCTGAGCATTGGGCGATGACCGCGTCATCCTCGCAATGGACAAGGATTCGCGGCTTGAGGTCGGAAAGCTCTTGCATCCAGAGTCCGATGCGCTCATAGGAGCTGTAGATTCCCGCGTTCTTATAGGTGGTGTAAAGTTTGAGGTCACAGCCTTCCCGCAACAATGGATAAACCTCATCCAAAGAAGCAGTTACCGGAGTAAGATGCCAGTGCACGTGCCCGGAAAAGTGCTGCCGCGCGTCTTCTTGCATGCGCCTGAGCTTGTCCGTGAGCGAAATTCCCTCCTCTTCGGTTACGAAGGCGCCGATGGCCGCGATGCCTTTCTCTTTCGCGATCCGGTCCAGGGCGGCAAAATCGTCGCGCAGTTCGTATCCGCCGACGCGTTCGCCCACATGGACGTGGAAATCGCAGATTCCGGGAAAGAGCCTATCTGATTGCATCGATGTCCTTTAAGCCGTGTCCGCTGACGAGCAGGACCACCTTGTCATCATCCTCGATCCAGCCGTTGTCGATCGCGCCCAAGAGGCCGGACAAAGTTGCCGCGGCGGAGGGTTCTGCGAAGACCCCCGTTTTCCTGGCCAGCTCTTTCTGGTCACGCAGAATGGCGTCGTCATGCACGCGGATCGCCTTGCCTTCGGATTCTCTGAGCGCGACCACAGCCCAATGCGCGTTGGAAGGGGCTTTCACGGATATCGAGTCCGCCACGGTTTTCGGACTTACCGCGTCGCGGTATTCGCCGGTCTCCCAATAGGAGGTGATGGCGTCTGAGCTTTCTGCCTGCACGGCAAGCAGTTTGGGCAGATATTCGATGATCCCGCAGGAAAGCAGGTCGTAAAAGGCTTTGTGGACGCCCGTGAGGATCACTCCATCGCCCACCGGGACAACGATCCAGTCCGGCACCGAGCCCAATTGTTGCCAGATCTCGAGCCCGGAGGTCTTCTTTCCTTCGATCGTGAAGGGATTGTAGGCCGTGTTGCGGTTCAGGCAGTCGTTATGGGCCGAATATTCCAGCGCGGCGGCGAAGGCGTCGTCGTATGTGCCATCCACCAAATGCAGTTCCGCGCCGTGCACCCGGATCTGGACCAGTTTGGCCTGGGGGGCTTGTTGCGGCGCGAAGATCAAGGCCTTTTTGCCCATCGCAGCACACAAACAGGCCAGCGAGGAAGCCGCGTTGCCGGTCGAGGCGCAGACTATCTCCTTGATCCCCAAGCGGTTGGCGTCGGCCACCACCAGTTCCGAGGCCCGGTCTTTGAGCGAGCCGCTGGGGTTGAGGCCGTCATTTTTGATATAGAGGTTGGGCAGGCAGAGTTCCGCGCCCAGCCGGGACGCCTGGAAAAAGGGTGTGTTGCCCACCGGCAGAGGCGGATAGAATCTCCGCTCCAGAGAGTCGAAGAGAGAAAAATCCGGCTTCTGTTCCCATTCATAGCCAATTGCCAGGCAGTCGAAGCGCGATTCCAGAACCCCGGTCAGAGGAATCCCGGGCTTGTAACCCTTTGAACATTTGGGACATAGGTAGCGGACCTCGTCCAGAGCGTAATCTTCACCGCAGGTCGTGCAGCGCCAGCCTTTGAAATAGTTCATTGGTTCAACCTGTGGACCAGCGCGGCGTAGAAGGCCGCCGCCTGGGTGAGATGCTCTATCGGCGTGGCTTCGTTGGGCGCGTGGGCGTATACTTCATTTCCCGGCCCGAGCCCGATGCAGGGGATTTTGTGCATCCCGGCGATGGCCACACCGTTGGTGGAAAAGGTCCATTTATCGACTTTTGGGGCCCGTCCCAAAACCCCCAAATAAGCTTCCTCAGCGGCTTTCAGCCAGGGCGAATCGGGTGGCGTGACCCAGGTGGGGAAATATTTCTCGGTGGGATAGACCAGCCCGGTGAAGGCCGGCTCGGAGTAGGTCAGAATCTCGATCTCCGCGTCCGGCTCTCCGGCAATTCCACAAGCTTCAAGCACTTCCGCGACCGCGGATTCCTTGTCTTCACCCCAGGTGAGGCGGCGGTCCAGATGGATGCGCGCGCTGTCGGGAACCGCGCATTGCGAGGGTCCGGTGAAGTAAACCTCTGTAACGCAAACGCTTCCCTTGCCCAAAAACTCGTCGTGGCGCAGGCGCTCGTGCAGTTTCTCGATCTCCAAAGCGATGCGGCTGATCTTGTAGATCGCGTTGTCTCCGCGTTCGGGCGCCGAGCCGTGGCAGGAAAGGCCTTTTACGTGCACCTGCATCTCCATCCTGCCGCGGTGGCCGCGATAGATGTTCAGATTGGTAGGTTCCGTGATCACAACCAGTTCCGGCACGATCTTGTCCTCATTGATGATGTATTGCCAGCATAGCCCGTCGCAATCCTCCTCCATCACGGTTCCGGTGAACCAGATGCTGAATTTCTCGTTCAATCCCAGGTCCTTGATGATCCGCGCGGCGGTGAGCATGGAGGCCATTCCGCCTTCCTGGTCCACTGAGCCGCGGCCCCAGACCTTTCCGTCCTTGACGTGGGCGTCGAAGGGGTCGAAATCCCAGAGGCTTGGGTCGCCGGGATAAACCGTGTCGATATGCGCGTCGAAGGCTATGACGCGATCCCCAAAACCGATCCTGCCGAGCACGTTGCCCAGCGGATCGATGAAGGCCTCGTCAAAACCCGCGGCCCGCATTTCCTTCAGGATGTATTCCACGACCTCCTTTTCCTTGGTGGAGAAGGCCGGGATCCGCACCATTTCCAGCAGATGGCGCACCGTCTCGGATTCGTAACGCCGGGCTTGTTCCATAATCCTGTCGTACATTAATAAACTCCTCAAAACCTGTCCCACAATGCTTTGGCCAGGGAGCGGGACCGCTTCTTGACTTCGCCTTCATCCAGGTCCAGGGTCAACTGCCCGTTCCACATCAGGGTTTCGCCGGCGCAGATGGTGGTGTTCACATTGGCCTGGGAAATGCCGTAGATGACATGGCCGATCCAGGTTTCAGCGTTCAGCGGAGTGTGCGGCTGGTAATCCACGAAGATGAGGTCCGCGGGGCTGCCGTCGGCCAGGATGCCATGCCCCGGGCCCCAGTATTTTTGCGCGATGCGGGGATTGTTCTGCAGCAAGGTGTTGGCCAGTTCCAGGAAGCCGGCGGAAGGATCGTTCTGTTTCAGATGCTGGGCCCAGAGCCCAACCCGCAGTTCCTCCAGCATGTTCACCGTCATGGCGTCCGTGCCCAGGCCCACCGTGTTGCCGAGCTCCGCCATCTTGCAGACGTCCGCGATGCCCACGGCGTTGTTCAGATTGGATTGCGGATTGGTGACCAGCGCGGCTCCGCTTTCCGCCAGCAGCATCATTTCCCGGGCGTTGAGGTGCACTCCGTGGGCCAGGATACTGTCCTTATTCACCAGGCCAAAGTCGCAAAGCCTTTCCACCACACGCTTGCCGTGGTGCTGGATGTTGAAAAGCTCGTCGGATTCAGCTTCCGCGGCGTGGATGTGGGTGCCGCAGCCCAGTTTTTCCACCCAGGCGGAGATATCTCGCAGGCTTTGATCGGATAGCGTGAAAGCCGCGTGCATTCCAAAGAGCCCTTTCAGCATCGGGTCCGGGAGTTCCTCTTGCTTCATCAGCCAGATCACGTTTTCCTCGATCCCCTCCCGGCATTTTTCCGCTCCGTCGCGGTCCGAGACCTCATAGCAGAGCGATCCGCGGATCCCGCATTGTTTGAGGGCCCGGGCGATCGCGGCCAGCGAGCCTTTGATCGCGAAGGGGCTGGCATGGTGGTCGATGACCGTGGTGCAGCCCTTCTTTACGCAATTGAGCGCGGAGACCAGGGCGCTGACATGGACGTCCTCCTCCAGCAGCTTCTTGTCCAGGCGCCACCAGAGATTGGCCAGCACCTCGTTGAAATCCTTGGAGGGCGCGGCTTTGCCCAATCCAGTCACCAGGGTCGAATAGAAATGGTGGTGGGCGTTGATCAGTCCTGGCATCACGACCTTGCCTGAAGCGTCGATCCGCTCGCAGTGGATCAGGGAAAGCTCAGCCTCGGGCGCGATGCGGATGATCCTGCCGTCCTCGACCAGGATGGCCTGGTCCTCCAAAACCGGGTCCCGGGGATCGAAGGTGAGGATCGTGCCTCCCGTGACAATGTAGGGCTTCATACGCGGAATCCTTTGATTTTTATGGTAATAACAAATAAAAATACCCGGCTTGATTCTGTCAATCAGAAATCCGGATCTGCGGTTGGAACCAGGAAAAATGGAAGCTGGGAGGCTGGATGGTCCAAAGCATGATTGGACCGTGGTTTTGGCCGGTTTGGCCCAATGTTTTGGGTGGGCCGCATCAATGGGATTGGCAACGTGGCCAAAGCGCTTAGTTTATCTGATAAAAGCCTTCAGGAGGATGCCATGCCCACAGATCTGGAAATATCGCGCCAGGTGAAGATGCTGCCCATAGACGAGGTCGCCGCGAAGGTCGGCCTTTCGCCCCGGGACCTCGACCACTACGGAGAATTCAAGGCCAAGATCCGCTTTTCCGCGCTGGAGCGGATCAAAGACAATCCCCTGGGGAAACTGATCCTGGTTTCCGCAATCACGCCAACCCCGGCCGGGGAAGGCAAAACCACCGTTTCCATCGGGCTTTCCCAGGCCCTGAACCAACTGGGCAAAAATAGCACTGTGGCGATCCGCGAACCTTCGCTGGGCCCGGTTTTCGGGATCAAGGGCGGCGCGGCCGGCGGAGGCTGGAGCCAGGTGCTTCCCATGGAAGACATCAACCTCCATTTCACCGGGGATTTCCATGCCATCACGGCGGCCAATAACACACTCGCGGGCCTGGTGGACAACCACATCTACTATGGCAACGCGCTGAACATCGATCCCCGGCGCATCACCTGGAAACGCGTGCTGGACGTGAACGACCGCATGCTGCGCAAGATCGTGATCGGCCTGGGCGGCAGCAAACAGGGCTTCCCCCGCGAAGACGGATTTGACATCACGCCAGCAAGCGAGATCATGGCCATCCTCTGCCTGGCCAACAACATGGAGGAGCTGCGCGAACGGATCGGCAAGATCACGGTCGGCTTCAATTACGGCGGCGAGCCGGTGAGCGTGAAACAGCTCGGCTATGAAGGCGCCATCGCCGCGCTGCTCAAGGACGCGCTCCAGCCCAACATCGTGCAGACCACCGAAAACACGGTCGCCTTCGTGCACGGCGGGCCCTTTGCCAACATCGCCCAGGGCGCCAACAGTATCATCGCCACCAAAACCGCGCTGCGCCTGAGTGACTACGTGGTCACAGAAGCGGGCTTTGGCTTCGATCTGGGCGCGGAGAAATTCTTCGACCTGGTGTGCAAATACGGCCAGTTCTGCACCGACGCGGTGGTGCTGGTGGCCACGGTGCGCGCGCTCAAAGTGCACGGCGGGGCCAGGCTGAAAGACATCACCGAGCCCAATCCCCAGGCAGTGGAGGCCGGTTTGCCAAACCTGGCCAAGCATCTGGAGAACATCAACAAATTTGGCATGAAATCGATCGTGGCCATCAACCGCTTTCCCAGCGACACGGATGAGGAGATCAAGATTGTCCGGGATTTCGTGGAGGCCTCGGGTTTCGATTCCTCAGTCGCGGAATTCCACTCGCAAGGCGGCAAGGGCGGGCTGGAACTGGCGCAGCACGTGATCAACATGGTGGACAAGGAAGTATGCCACTACCGCGGCCTCTACGACTGGAACAGCCCGGTGGAGGACAAGATCTTCACTGTGGCGCGTGAAATCTATGGCGCGGAAAAGGTTGACTACACCGCGGACGCCAAGGCAGACCTGAAAAAGATCAACAAATACGGCTTCGACAAACTGCCCATCTGCATCGCCAAGACCCAGAAATCTCTGTCCGACAATCCGGACCTGATCGGTCGGCCCAAGGATTTCCTGGTCACCGTGCGCGAGATCGTGATCGCCAGCGGAGCGGGCTTTTTGGTGCCCATCACAGGCGAGATCATGCGCATGCCGGGCCTGCCCAAACATCCTTCCGCCGAAAGCATCGACGTTGAGGGCGACGGTATTATCAGCGGGCTGTTCTGATCCGCGCTTTATCGCGGATCGGATGAGCTAATTCGGAGTTTCGCTGCTGGCCACGACCTTGAAGAACTTCTTGGTGCCGGCAATGTAGGCCACGTTGCTCACGGCCCGGTTGCTGAGGAAGGTAAAATTGGCAGCATAGGGATCATCGGCCCCATAGACCAGATAGCTGTTCGCGCCAGGAACGTCCGGCCAATCCAGGAAGATGAAGATCCCGCTCGCCGTGATGGTCACCTGTGGAGAGGGTAAAGCGCCTTCGGCCATGGTGGTGAAATTAAATGTGTCACCCCAGTTCGACTGGCTGCCTCCACCATAGACCATCACCGCCCACATCCAGTTAACCGAATAACCAAGATCCACTCCGGGCTGGGCGGACAAGTCGAGTTCCTGATCAGGATAGTTAACGTAATAAACGTAACTGGTGTAGGTGCCGCCAGGATAACCCCAGATCAAAACATAGGAATATGAAGGCATTCCGCCCGTGAGCGGGGTTTGCCAAACCAGGGTCACGTTGTTCGGGTCAATCCCGGTGGCGCCATCGGCAGGACTGATCAGGATGGGGTCGGCCGGCGGATCGGCAAACAGGGCCAGGGCGCAGGCCAGGACGGCGAAAATTAGAATAAGTCTGTTCATTCTTGGGCTCCTATGATCACGGGACCAGGTTCTTTGCCGGGGATTTGGCTGCTGGCCACGACCCGGAAGAACTGTCGGGTGTCAGAGGCCAGGCTGTATTGGCTGGGGACGGTGTAGCCCAGATAGGAGTAGGTTGACGCGAATGGATCGGAGGAAGCATAGATGAGGTAGCAGGCTGCGCCCGGCACGTCCTGCCAATCCAGATTTATGGTGCCAGCGGACTGGGAGATCGAGACATCCGGAGTCGCCAATCCAGGTTCCGTCATGGTGGTGAAATTGCCCAGGGCATATCCGGACTGGCCAAAAGTGTTCATCGCCATAACAGACCAGTTCCAGTGATTTCCATAACCCAGGTCAACACCCGGCTGCGCGGACAGGTCCAGCGAATAGCCTGGGAAATAGACATCGAACTGGTAACTGACGGGTACGCCGTTGATATAGGCGTAAATGTCCACGCGGTAATAGTAGGGGTATCCTCCCTCGAAGGGATCGATCCAGATTAGGGTGACATTGTTGGGATCCACGTTTGTGGCTCCGATCTCAGGGCTAAAGATGACTACGTCTCCGGGAACATCAGATTCATCCATGAAATCGCCCTCGTCGGCTCCGATGTCCGGAGTAGCCAAACGTGGTTCCGCGTCGATGTCTAAGGTGGCATTTGGAATGGGCAGGGCGTTGTTGGAGGCCACAGTTGGAATTGAGGTTTGCAGATGCAGGTCATAGCCGGGCATGCTGTTGTCCACATAGGGCACCGCGTCGCCAAAGGAATCGATATCGATGGGAAATACGGCCATCTTGTATGCCACGAGATCCTCGTAGCCAGTACCCCCGAACCAGGCGATCAGGTTTTGAGCAGAGGGTTCACCTCCACCTTGATAGATGTTGCGTCCAGTGCTTGATGCCAAATGTTGGTTTCCAGGGCTGAGTTTCCAGAAGGCGACAGTTTTTCCCGCGGTGCCGCAAACGCTGCGGTTGTCGAGGATGTTGTTGCGCACATCGATGGTGGTGGCACTCAGGTCCTGGGCGTAGATGATCGCGGAGGAAAAATTGGCCGCGGTTCCGCTGGCGTCCAGATACAGCGTGTTGAACCAGATCTCCAGCGTTCCTCCGCAGCCGGTTTCAATGCACCGGATCTGCGGAGCCACATAGCTTCCGGGGTTGCGCAGGTCATAGACCATGCTGTTCATTACCGTGCCCATGGTATTGTCTGCCAGGGAGATACCGGCAACAATGCTATCCGTTCCGCTGCTGCTCAGGTTGTAGATCTTGCTTCCGTTGGCTGTAACTATGGATCCGCAACTGATGCCATAAACGGTGTTGCCGCCGCTTAGGCCGGTGATGGTGTTGCGATTCAGGCTAAGACTACCGGAGGGGGCGTAAATCCCGTAAAGCGGAGCGGCGGAATTGCTGGAACCAAGGTACAGGATCTGGTTGTGATGCAGATAGTGATAGCCCTCGGCGGCGTAGATCCCGGCGGACCACTGGTTGGAGGCATAGCTGCCGTTGATCGTGTTGTAGTAGACTTCGCAGCTTTCAAAGTTGCCTCCCGCGTATCCTTCCACACGGATCCCAAATGCGGGGGAACTGATATCGGCTGGAAAGCTGTAGCTGACATCGTTTTCCCCTATCTGGCCATTCGTGCAGCCAATGAAGGCGATGCCCTGGAAACTTGTCCAGGAGACAGTATTGGCATAGGCTTCCTCATGATCGTTTTCAAATCCCGGTTCGAAGCCGATCGAGCAGATGCCGTTGTAGGGGCCGGTGATGATGTTGCTTAAAAAGGAGTTGTGGGTGTTGGGAGTGTTGTCAGTGCCCATGCTGGTGATGCCGAAATTGGGGAACTGATTGGCAGATTGCCAGGTGGCCATGGTGATCGTGCAGTTCTGGATCACGTTGTGGGAACAGCCATTTCCGGCCAGGGCTTCCAGCCAGTAGGCGCGCAGATGGTTGTCCGTGGAGCTGGTTCCCGGGGCGTAGACATCGATTGCGTCAAAACGCACATGGTCCGCTCCCCTGAGGACGAAGCCATAGGATTTCCAACCTGTTGAGGGTCGGAGGGTTACGGATCCGCCTGTGGGAGAGGCGGCAAAGACGATCGGGCCGATGGCCGTGCCAGAAGCCTTGAGGGCGGGAGGATTTTCGTAATAATTCCCGCCGGCCACCCAAAAAGTTGCTCCAAAGCTGGTCACGCCGTGTTTGTTGAGGGCGTTGAACGCGGCGGTGAAAGTCAGATAGGGGGTTCCCGCCGCTCCGATGATCTGAGTCCCCGAGATGGGATTTCTCGAATATGTTATCAGGGAAATGTTGTCCACCGCCGCGGGGGTCTGGGTTGTTGTGAACATACTGGTATCATTCACCCAGGTGAAGATCAACCTGTAGGTGCCGGGAGTGTGGATGTAAAGGGTTTCCGTGGCATATTGATTGATGCTCTGGCCCCAATAGTTGCCAAGCAGTTCCGCGTTCTCGATCCAGGACATTCCATCGCCGGGTGTTGCCGCGACAGGGATTACCGAAGTCGAGGCCAGATAGACCAGCAACCTGTCCTTGTATAGGTCACCCCGTCCCTTCCACTGAAAAGTGAGTTCTCCAGACAAGCCGGTGGGAATGGTTACATCCCTGTAAAAATGCGAAGCCTGGGCATGGCCGTAGTAATCGTAGTTGTAATGGTAGGTGGATCCTCCTGTGTCGGAGATGTAAGCCCCGTTGCCGCTGCTGGCCACCAAGGTGCCCACGTACCATTGATTGATGTTGTCATTGACGACGGTCCAGCCGTTGGCCGCGAAGGTGGAGCCGTTCTCAAAGCCCCCGTCACCGGCCGGATCGATGATCACGATTCCCGCCAGATAAGTGA from the Candidatus Syntrophosphaera sp. genome contains:
- a CDS encoding YgeY family selenium metabolism-linked hydrolase, producing MYDRIMEQARRYESETVRHLLEMVRIPAFSTKEKEVVEYILKEMRAAGFDEAFIDPLGNVLGRIGFGDRVIAFDAHIDTVYPGDPSLWDFDPFDAHVKDGKVWGRGSVDQEGGMASMLTAARIIKDLGLNEKFSIWFTGTVMEEDCDGLCWQYIINEDKIVPELVVITEPTNLNIYRGHRGRMEMQVHVKGLSCHGSAPERGDNAIYKISRIALEIEKLHERLRHDEFLGKGSVCVTEVYFTGPSQCAVPDSARIHLDRRLTWGEDKESAVAEVLEACGIAGEPDAEIEILTYSEPAFTGLVYPTEKYFPTWVTPPDSPWLKAAEEAYLGVLGRAPKVDKWTFSTNGVAIAGMHKIPCIGLGPGNEVYAHAPNEATPIEHLTQAAAFYAALVHRLNQ
- a CDS encoding dihydroorotase family protein, which gives rise to MQSDRLFPGICDFHVHVGERVGGYELRDDFAALDRIAKEKGIAAIGAFVTEEEGISLTDKLRRMQEDARQHFSGHVHWHLTPVTASLDEVYPLLREGCDLKLYTTYKNAGIYSSYERIGLWMQELSDLKPRILVHCEDDAVIAQCSDRHPFQAPFAHTLRRPELAETIAVDKVLNLAVKYHYPVHIVHVSTPGAALLIQQAKQANPLITCETAPHYLLYNEGKLKGENAHRWLCTPPFRSEESRGLLVELLQDGVFDIIASDHCPFTDEDKDRFKDTPDKVPSGISGLDSLFASSYSELSTKGIISLERLLGLCCLSPAELMGLRAERKHTLQRLLG
- the thrC gene encoding threonine synthase → MNYFKGWRCTTCGEDYALDEVRYLCPKCSKGYKPGIPLTGVLESRFDCLAIGYEWEQKPDFSLFDSLERRFYPPLPVGNTPFFQASRLGAELCLPNLYIKNDGLNPSGSLKDRASELVVADANRLGIKEIVCASTGNAASSLACLCAAMGKKALIFAPQQAPQAKLVQIRVHGAELHLVDGTYDDAFAAALEYSAHNDCLNRNTAYNPFTIEGKKTSGLEIWQQLGSVPDWIVVPVGDGVILTGVHKAFYDLLSCGIIEYLPKLLAVQAESSDAITSYWETGEYRDAVSPKTVADSISVKAPSNAHWAVVALRESEGKAIRVHDDAILRDQKELARKTGVFAEPSAAATLSGLLGAIDNGWIEDDDKVVLLVSGHGLKDIDAIR
- the ssnA gene encoding putative aminohydrolase SsnA, whose product is MKPYIVTGGTILTFDPRDPVLEDQAILVEDGRIIRIAPEAELSLIHCERIDASGKVVMPGLINAHHHFYSTLVTGLGKAAPSKDFNEVLANLWWRLDKKLLEEDVHVSALVSALNCVKKGCTTVIDHHASPFAIKGSLAAIARALKQCGIRGSLCYEVSDRDGAEKCREGIEENVIWLMKQEELPDPMLKGLFGMHAAFTLSDQSLRDISAWVEKLGCGTHIHAAEAESDELFNIQHHGKRVVERLCDFGLVNKDSILAHGVHLNAREMMLLAESGAALVTNPQSNLNNAVGIADVCKMAELGNTVGLGTDAMTVNMLEELRVGLWAQHLKQNDPSAGFLELANTLLQNNPRIAQKYWGPGHGILADGSPADLIFVDYQPHTPLNAETWIGHVIYGISQANVNTTICAGETLMWNGQLTLDLDEGEVKKRSRSLAKALWDRF
- a CDS encoding formate--tetrahydrofolate ligase, with amino-acid sequence MPTDLEISRQVKMLPIDEVAAKVGLSPRDLDHYGEFKAKIRFSALERIKDNPLGKLILVSAITPTPAGEGKTTVSIGLSQALNQLGKNSTVAIREPSLGPVFGIKGGAAGGGWSQVLPMEDINLHFTGDFHAITAANNTLAGLVDNHIYYGNALNIDPRRITWKRVLDVNDRMLRKIVIGLGGSKQGFPREDGFDITPASEIMAILCLANNMEELRERIGKITVGFNYGGEPVSVKQLGYEGAIAALLKDALQPNIVQTTENTVAFVHGGPFANIAQGANSIIATKTALRLSDYVVTEAGFGFDLGAEKFFDLVCKYGQFCTDAVVLVATVRALKVHGGARLKDITEPNPQAVEAGLPNLAKHLENINKFGMKSIVAINRFPSDTDEEIKIVRDFVEASGFDSSVAEFHSQGGKGGLELAQHVINMVDKEVCHYRGLYDWNSPVEDKIFTVAREIYGAEKVDYTADAKADLKKINKYGFDKLPICIAKTQKSLSDNPDLIGRPKDFLVTVREIVIASGAGFLVPITGEIMRMPGLPKHPSAESIDVEGDGIISGLF